A single region of the Nocardioides sp. W7 genome encodes:
- a CDS encoding FAD-dependent oxidoreductase translates to MADLPSRARVVIVGGGVVGTSVAYHLTRLGWTDVLLLEQGRLSGGTTWHAAGLVGPLRASEGGTRLVQYSAELYDALEAETGLATGYRNVGGVIVARTEDRLVQLRRTAANAAAYDLPCELVTPERSRELWPPMRVDDLLGALWLPGDGKVNPTDLTQSLAKGARQRGAVVVEKVRVTGFDVVETPAGRRVTGVRTDAGDIEAEVVVNCAGQWAKALGDLAGVTVPLHSAEHFYVVTEAIEGCHPDLPILRDPDGWTYFKEEVGGLVVGGFEPEAKPWRSPDDLPYPFEFQLLEEDWDHFSVLMDEALVRVPALEQTGIRKFYNGPESFTPDNQFLLGEAPELDGLFVGAGFNSVGIASAGGAGRALAEWIVAGEPQDDLVGVDVRRFAPFHGDNGWLRSRVAEVLGLHYAIPWPNRELESGRPQRTSPLHDRLAARGALFGTRMGWERPLVFGPTSLDYAWGRPDWLDASAAEQRACRTAVAVFDQTSFSKYVLAGPDALAALQWLCAADVDVPVGGCVYTPFLNSRGGYEADLTVTRTGADAFLLVSSSATTIRDLDWIRRQSAAVGVGVRAADVTDASAVLGVMGPRSRELLGSLTPADLSEAGFPFATSREVELAGTTVRATRMTYVGELGWELLVPVAEAARVYDALSAAGAAYGLVDAGYSAIESLRLEKGYRAFGRELTPEVTPVEAGLVFATALRGDKPFLGREALVARRAELARGGARRRVVSFAVGSSEPMLWGGELVLHDGGPVGQVTSAAWGETVGACVGLAALRRDEPVTEDWLAAGGFQVDVGGERCELRVSLRAPLSG, encoded by the coding sequence ATGGCTGATCTCCCCTCCCGCGCACGGGTCGTCATCGTCGGCGGCGGCGTCGTCGGCACCTCGGTGGCCTACCACCTGACCAGGCTCGGCTGGACCGACGTGCTCCTGCTGGAGCAGGGTCGGCTCTCCGGCGGGACGACCTGGCACGCGGCCGGGCTGGTCGGGCCGCTGCGGGCCTCGGAGGGCGGCACCCGGCTGGTCCAGTACTCCGCCGAGCTCTACGACGCGCTGGAGGCCGAGACCGGACTGGCGACGGGCTACCGCAACGTGGGCGGCGTGATCGTGGCCCGGACCGAGGACCGGCTGGTGCAGCTGCGGCGGACGGCGGCCAACGCGGCGGCGTACGACCTGCCCTGCGAGCTGGTCACCCCCGAGCGGTCCCGGGAGCTGTGGCCGCCGATGCGGGTCGACGACCTGCTCGGCGCGCTCTGGCTGCCCGGCGACGGCAAGGTCAACCCGACCGACCTGACCCAGTCGCTGGCGAAGGGCGCCCGGCAGCGCGGTGCGGTCGTGGTCGAGAAGGTGCGGGTGACCGGCTTCGACGTGGTCGAGACGCCGGCCGGTCGGCGGGTGACCGGGGTGCGCACCGATGCCGGTGACATCGAGGCCGAGGTCGTCGTCAACTGCGCCGGGCAGTGGGCCAAGGCGCTGGGCGACCTGGCCGGCGTGACCGTGCCGCTGCACTCGGCGGAGCACTTCTACGTCGTCACCGAGGCGATCGAGGGCTGCCACCCGGACCTGCCGATCCTGCGCGACCCCGACGGCTGGACCTACTTCAAGGAGGAGGTCGGTGGCCTGGTCGTCGGCGGGTTCGAGCCCGAGGCGAAGCCCTGGCGCTCGCCGGACGACCTGCCGTACCCCTTCGAGTTCCAGCTGCTCGAGGAGGACTGGGACCACTTCTCGGTGCTGATGGACGAGGCGCTGGTGCGGGTCCCGGCGCTGGAGCAGACCGGCATCCGGAAGTTCTACAACGGCCCGGAGTCGTTCACCCCCGACAACCAGTTCCTGCTGGGCGAGGCGCCGGAGCTCGACGGCTTGTTCGTCGGGGCTGGCTTCAACTCGGTCGGCATCGCCTCGGCCGGCGGCGCCGGCCGTGCGCTCGCGGAGTGGATCGTCGCGGGGGAGCCGCAGGACGACCTGGTCGGGGTCGACGTACGCCGGTTCGCGCCGTTCCACGGCGACAACGGCTGGCTCCGCTCGCGCGTGGCCGAGGTGCTCGGCCTGCACTACGCGATCCCGTGGCCCAACCGCGAGCTCGAGTCCGGCCGACCCCAGCGGACCTCGCCCCTCCACGATCGGCTGGCGGCGAGGGGAGCGCTGTTCGGGACCCGGATGGGCTGGGAGCGGCCGCTGGTCTTCGGGCCCACCTCGCTGGACTACGCCTGGGGCCGGCCGGACTGGCTGGACGCCTCGGCCGCCGAGCAGCGGGCGTGCCGCACCGCGGTCGCGGTCTTCGACCAGACCTCGTTCTCCAAGTACGTCCTCGCCGGGCCGGATGCGCTCGCGGCGCTGCAGTGGCTCTGTGCCGCAGACGTGGACGTCCCGGTCGGCGGGTGTGTCTACACGCCGTTCCTCAACTCGCGGGGCGGCTACGAGGCCGACCTGACCGTCACCCGGACCGGCGCGGACGCCTTCCTGCTCGTCTCGAGCTCGGCGACCACGATCCGCGACCTCGACTGGATCCGGCGGCAGAGCGCGGCGGTGGGCGTCGGGGTGCGCGCCGCCGACGTCACCGACGCCTCCGCCGTGCTCGGCGTGATGGGCCCGCGCTCGCGCGAGCTGCTGGGCTCGCTCACGCCGGCCGACCTGTCGGAGGCGGGGTTCCCGTTCGCGACCAGCCGCGAGGTCGAGCTCGCCGGCACCACCGTCCGGGCGACCCGGATGACCTACGTCGGCGAGCTGGGCTGGGAGCTGCTGGTGCCGGTCGCCGAGGCCGCCCGGGTGTACGACGCGCTCTCGGCCGCTGGTGCGGCGTACGGGCTGGTCGACGCGGGCTACTCCGCCATCGAGTCCCTGCGGCTCGAGAAGGGCTACCGCGCCTTCGGCCGCGAGCTCACGCCGGAGGTCACCCCCGTGGAGGCGGGGCTGGTCTTCGCCACGGCGCTGCGCGGCGACAAGCCGTTCCTCGGCCGGGAGGCGCTCGTGGCACGACGCGCGGAGCTGGCCCGCGGTGGAGCCCGCCGGCGGGTGGTCTCGTTCGCGGTCGGCTCGTCCGAGCCGATGCTGTGGGGTGGCGAGCTGGTGCTGCACGACGGTGGACCGGTCGGCCAGGTCACCAGCGCGGCCTGGGGCGAGACGGTCGGCGCGTGCGTCGGGCTCGCCGCGCTGCGCCGCGACGAGCCGGTCACCGAGGACTGGCTCGCCGCGGGTGGGTTCCAGGTCGACGTCGGCGGCGAGCGGTGCGAGCTGCGGGTCTCGCTCCGCGCTCCGCTCTCCGGCTGA
- a CDS encoding phosphotransferase: MAATGSADLDRLACLAGRSRVVLDLPGGLTNHNVRVITTDSGPPLDVVVRCSYGDPALLGIDRDAEHANTVAAAAAGVGAPVVEYRPDLAILVIGFLEGRTLEDADFADDGVLHRAASACRRLHAGPAFTGTFDMFARQAAYLATVREHGFALPSSYDDHAAAWEDVRRALAAAPRPGVPCNNDLLAANFVDDGVMVRLIDYEYSGANDACFELGNTSTECDFTPEQTEAWTAAYFGDPTPADLARVRVQALCSEYGWSLWGFIQAATSPVEFDFHGWGLERFEKAVATFRGPDLAGLLTDVASDG; encoded by the coding sequence GTGGCAGCGACCGGCTCGGCCGACCTGGACCGCCTCGCCTGCCTGGCGGGGCGGTCCCGGGTCGTCCTCGACCTGCCGGGCGGGCTGACCAACCACAACGTGCGGGTCATCACCACCGACTCCGGGCCGCCCCTCGACGTCGTGGTCCGGTGCTCGTACGGCGATCCCGCCCTGCTCGGCATCGACCGCGACGCCGAGCACGCCAACACCGTGGCGGCCGCGGCAGCCGGGGTCGGGGCACCCGTCGTGGAGTACCGGCCCGACCTGGCGATCCTGGTGATCGGCTTCCTCGAGGGCCGCACCCTGGAGGACGCCGACTTCGCCGACGACGGCGTGCTGCACCGGGCCGCCAGCGCCTGCCGGCGCCTGCACGCCGGGCCCGCGTTCACGGGCACGTTCGACATGTTCGCGCGGCAGGCGGCGTACCTCGCGACGGTGCGGGAGCACGGCTTCGCGCTCCCTTCGTCGTACGACGACCACGCGGCCGCGTGGGAGGACGTACGACGGGCGCTCGCCGCCGCCCCGCGACCGGGGGTGCCCTGCAACAACGACCTGCTGGCGGCGAACTTCGTGGACGACGGGGTGATGGTCCGGCTGATCGACTACGAGTACTCCGGCGCCAACGACGCCTGCTTCGAGCTCGGCAACACGAGCACCGAGTGCGACTTCACCCCCGAGCAGACCGAGGCCTGGACGGCGGCGTACTTCGGCGACCCGACCCCGGCGGACCTCGCCCGGGTGCGGGTGCAGGCGCTGTGCAGCGAGTACGGCTGGTCGCTGTGGGGCTTCATCCAGGCCGCCACCAGCCCGGTGGAGTTCGACTTCCACGGCTGGGGGCTGGAGCGCTTCGAGAAGGCGGTCGCGACCTTCCGCGGCCCCGACCTCGCGGGTCTCCTGACGGACGTGGCGTCCGATGGCTGA